The Amaranthus tricolor cultivar Red isolate AtriRed21 chromosome 2, ASM2621246v1, whole genome shotgun sequence genome contains the following window.
ACAGCAGGAGGCTCTTCTCCACTACAAATTAAATCGTAAgttgaaatgatcaaagatatTTAGGGCATATATGAAGTAGCGGCTTAAGTAGTTATAGTCTTTAATGAGGCTAAAACACTattctcttctttcttttttgtttgtgtaTTTAAGTTTATCTAagtctttttttaataataactgATTCATTTATAAAGAGTTATATGACATTTACATCAGAGATAAAATTTTGCAAATATATAACAACtttaaccaaaaataattcaaatttaacaAAACTACGATCGTAGTGTATGAGATCTGACAATTCTGGATATTCTCTTCCACATCGTTGTTTGACACAGCCTTCTACGAGGGGGTCTTTCGATCTGTTGTAGtcttgagatagaattgaatttgatgcAGTTGATAGTAATTGCAATTTTGGTGTTTGCAGCATTGTCGCATTAATCTCTACTAGTAAATCAACTAGAGATCAAAATTCATAACCCCAAACTCTCACGAGGAGAGAGATTTAAACCCAATAAATGGGTAGAACAACTCTCCTGTATggagaaaacaaaaatttattctaatcatattaaaaaagcttaaaacaaagaaattagaAGCTTATCATTAACCTGCCCCAAACTAACTATGTAGATAAGAGTTTTTTTGAGAGAGAAGAAAGACAAGAGGGAGGCTGCTAGGTTAGGAGCTCTTTTGTAAGTTTATCCATTTTatgtagggctggcaaaagctgacccgacctgctaacctgatctgaaaccgatccgaaattagcgggtttgggtttagatttttggcccaattaattaaatgagtcaacccgacctgatctgtttattaaatgggttaggttcaggttgaatatttaaacccgaaaaaaacctgtttaacccatttattaaatgggtcaattaggtcaggtcgacccatattaacccatttaataacccattgaaattttcagattttcttaaataaagactAAAGACTATAAAGAGTAACTCATTGAGACATTGactgaaattgaaaatcaaagcgACAAAGAGACCAAAGACCAAAGATTAAATAAAGcgaaaaaaaaccctaattgcTAAACATTTCCCATTTTCCCGATTTCCGCCTCCATTCGTcacttcctcttctccttcttcttctctctTTTGTGCGATTCAGAccttctccttcatcttctctgCGACACCAAGGTAAGTATTATTAACACATAAAAGTccgatttttcttttttttttttatcgattttattgtttttagatttggattgtgttcgatttttttgtgtttgattttgatgttcatTGCTGGAACTGATTTTCTCTCTTTAATTCTTGGTTCGTGTTCGTGTTCGTGTTTGCTGGAACTGatgttcattgttttttttttttcatttttctgtttcatttttatcgatttttttgatttttttgatttttctgtttgtgtaaacagtttactccatttttctttatgttttttgTATTTCTTCTGGTGGAGGTTAATCTGTTTGTGTTCCTTCTTCGTGTTTGCTGGAAGCCTGGAAATGTAAATATAATGTTtaggtcaaatgggtcaaatgacctgaaatatatgggtttaatgacccatttaattagcaggttaaatgggtcattagcaggttgacccgacctgctacagatcaggtcggggtttcaatttttgacccatttaattaaatgggtcaggttcaggtcaagggtctattgacccatttatatatgacccgaacctgaaaatgacccaacccgacctgtttgacacccctaattttatgtgaaagaaatttaaatttaattttttaagtatatatattcaagacaaaatatttCATGttggatcttgttagattcgtcttgatgcaaagaatttttatattaaatttttacaattttttattatgctaacTATGAGATATCGAGACTCAAAGTTTTCTTTGAAAGACGTGAAAAAATAAagtgaacaaataaaaaagaacggtgatagtatatattttcattttttttagatgagtatatattttcattttgtttaggACGACCTATAAAATGCAAGAAATAATATTGTCGAGAGATGTCTCTCAAGAGTATGTAgctcaaatttaattattttgcaaatatgttaaaaataaataccCTCTCCattgtttttgtttgtccactttaaattttttttcactttaaaagagacaaatttcaattaaattttgatatatatattaaaaataaaaatatattcaaataaaattttgttagattcgtctggatgcaaaaatttttaatatataatttttataatttttatgatataaaatgagatattaaaatttaaaatttacttaaaatacttgtaaaaaataaattagacaaACGATAAGGAAAGCAAAGACCATAATTAAATAGTTACACTTTTGTCCATTATAAAAAGGGAGAAAGGATATTAAAGTTCATCCAAAATATTCCACAAGAAAAAAGTTACATACAAAACAAAAGGCCAAACGAAGCCATGAAAACCCCGAATAAACTACTTGTCTTTTTCCTCCTATTTACGATCTTTGCTTTCCATATTGCAGCCCATGATCTAAGCAATAAATTCATATCTCAAAAACCCGGTATAGATCCATTTGAATTCCTGGATATTGAACTAAACCCGGATGGGTCTCTAACCCGAAACCGAAACCCAACTGTTCCACCCAACACTACTTCATCTCTTGCTTTCTCCAAAGATGTTCTCCTAAACCCGGAAAAGAAAACATGGGTCCGAATCCACATACCCAATAAACCCGAATCCGAGCTTCAAAACCTCCCAATGATTCTCTTTATCCATGGAGGTGGGTTCATTATGGGAAGTGCTATCGCACCCGACGTTGATTTATTTCTCGAAAACGCGGTGAACCAACTCAACGTGTTAGTCGTGTCGGTTGAGTACCGGCTCGCACCCGAACACCGCCTACCCGCAGCGTATGACGACGCCATGGAGGCGTTGCTTTGGATAAAAGAAAATAACGATGAATGGGTGAAAAAATACGGGGATGTAACAAAATGTATTATAATGGGTGAAAGTGCGGGAGGAAATATTGCGTATACGTTAGGTATACGTGCATCTTATGTAGTTGACCGATTGGAACCTTTGGTTATTAAAGGTATAGTTTTGATGCAACCATTTTTTGGTCAAGTTAGTCGAACCGAAACCGAGTTATATGCTAATGGTGGTTTACCTCTAGAGGTGACTGATTTAATGTGGAATTTTTCGTTACCAATTGGGGCTAATCGGAACCACCCATATAGTAACCCGAGTATTGATACGTTCAGTAAGTGGGACAAAATCAAAGAGCTCGATTGGAAAGTCGCATTTGCGGCTTGTGATGGTGACGGACTTTTTGACAAGGAAATCGAAGTGtataatttaatgaaaaattatggaGTCAATGTTTTAAGTAGTTTTGGAAAAGGAGGTTATCATGGTATATATATTCAAGAAATGGATCAATCACGAAAGATTTTTGAACTTGTTGAGAGTATTTTATCGTCTTATATGtcaaattaaagaaattttccattaacagaaaatattaaaaatattgatgatatcatcatattatattataaatctaTAAGTTGTCTATTTATAAGTGTGTCTTAGTACatatattaatcaataaatttgGTCTATTAGAGCTCGTCTATATATAGAAGGGCAAGACCTAATTTGTGCATTAGGTATGGTTATTTGTCCTAGTATTTTATAGGTGTTGTCTTGTTGGCTTTGGTAATCTTAGCCTTTTGATGTCACTTAATTTGTTTTCatgtcatatatatacatatatatatatatatatatatatatatatatatatatatatatatatatatatatatatatatatatatatatatatatatatatatatatatatatatatatatgtcatttGAGCTGGATTATGAGTTGTAacatacatcatcatcataatgaGTTGTAACATACATGTGTTTAATTGTGATTATCTATGCAACTATGTATAATTATTGTTCTTTTTTAGTCTAATTTAATTTACATCCAATTTTTAATTAGGGTCATTCTTCTAACTCTGCACCCTCTTTTGATAATGGTCTtgcaattttcttttaatcttaattatgatttgtttattttttttgaatctcattcattcattttatttcttgataaaatttaaattatatttaaaccTATATAAAAGAGGTACAAATAAAATGGAACGAAGGAcataactaatatatatatccaacttaatttgttaaatttaaatattatctttaaatactttttatgtctaatataagtttttttttctgaatATCAAAAATCAATGTAACAAAAGATTACATATTCAAATCTCATCAACTCTAGATATTTATTATCAACTCTGCAAATAGCAATTATTGTATCATTTTGTGTTGCAGGTAGTTTTTTAAAGGACGTTATAGCTTGTATTGTTCCGGAATCAAGAGTAGCGGTTAAGatgttttataaatttttctcAACAATTTATATTCCAATAATTACCATAAATACTATTTTACAGTGTTTATTAcactaattaaacaaataaacaactcacaattataactatttaaaCAGCTAATAGCTACTCATATAGCTAGCTTACAGAATAGACCCTTAATCAACTTCTTTATCCTTTAACTTCTCCATCTCTTACCTTTGGATTTGATATTAATCTTAACCATATTAGAGCAAGGACTCTAAAGAGAAGTCGTCCCTGTTAAAACTACCACTTGGGTTGCTACATTGCAAAATTAGGGAGAATCTAACCAATATATGTTTTATTGAGCTACTCTACCTATTATCAATTAGTTTTATATGGACACTTGATCATCAACCTTATATGTCTTTATTCTTCTCTAATGTGGGCCTAATTGCCCAACAAGGTGTTCCCACTCAAtcgagaaaataataaaaatcaatcgATTTTGATGAGTTCAAAAAGAGTgaatttgttaaagaatatataaACTCTCATGTGAACGAATGTGAGTGTTAAGAATTATGatgaaaattgattaaatttatatatcGTCCTAAGCCTAATATGTAAGCCTACCAAAAAATTTATCCGGTCTCATGGGCATTAACAAAGTGAACAATCGTTCAAGATCCTCAATTTAAAAGGGCCTAACCAACATTTATAAGACTGATTTTAGAGACATTGAGGCCATATGaattcgaaaatttgaaaagaataagttaaattattaaaaaaaatcataaaataagatcaaaatcaacttatttctaaaTGTAAGCGCCTTTAGCCCCAGACttcaaattggtcaaaaaaatcaaccaagcTATTGGTCAAAAAAAAGCCAACAGCTCTATTCGCAGTTAGCTcatttggcttttttttttaatcaaaccttttattcgcagttagtaagtgcgagcaGACCCATACCTCAAGTTTGAGAATTAGgtgcttacttttgaaaataagttgatttcaatcttattctatgattttttttaagaatttggcttatgtatttcaaattttctatgaATTCTCAATGGGCCATTTTTAGTGGGCCTATAAATGTAGTATCTAGACCTTATATGTATAAGGGCCTATACAATTGCCAGAGGACCAGAATCATCTTCCCTAAATTAGTACTAAGACTAAGTGGGTCtcatttttcacaaattcttttaCGAGACAGTTTTACCGTGAGAAGTAATTCATATTTGAGTTAAATAGCctaaataatagaaacttttagcataaTATACCTGTCATggtaatatttattcttttattaatttatttaataattaacgtTATATTACTTAATTACCCCTTGACCTTTCgggttgactttgactttcggtcaacggGCCTTCTTCTGGGTTTTCCATctcccttgaatggcccatgaatTAGTAACCTCTCAATGCCTTAAACTACCTTCCCGTAAAGCAACTTCCCATTCTTCCACAATGCATGGATCTCCTTACTTCAAGATTGATAACTGTCCACTACTCCCATGTTAGTCCACTTCTCTTCAAAGATAACTTCCCCTTGATTGAATGGTAATCCTTCCTCCATGGGAATTGACTGCCCATGTCTTCCATGATCTTCAACTCCCACTCTATGATGTAACTTCCCTTCCTCATCATTATAAATATGGGCTACCATCAAGAGAGAAGGGGGCATCTGAAAATAATTCTCTTAAGTATCCTTGCTCCTACTCCccttcattagcctaccaacaTTCCAATAGCATCACACACTGCATCTTTTTGTATTCATTCTTTAATCACTAACTCcatattctcatatccacgttctaacttgagcgtcggaggggttttccgggagatcacccccggacaaggctaacgtgttgttttgcaggaaatcAAGTCACTTCCTCCCACGAGTTGctcctcttgatcacacttctaccTATCTCCAGgtgttttaagtgtcttttacacttcctcgtttctttaccgaaacagtttggcgccgtctgtggggagtgttacaaaaagtcatggctcccaaaagaaatccaacacaaaccgcaaccgtgcatagcacagatacaaaCACTTCTGCAGGTCAGGCCAACAATCAGGCCGTGAcccgccgtgatctggacatgctagcacgaaacctcacagCTGCGTTTTCCGAACAGCTCCGCGCCGTCATGAATAACAATAATCCTGCTCCACAACAAGTATTGGAGGATATGgcggatcaaataaaaaatctgcGGGAACGGATCGAGCCCCCTAACGAGACACCCAAATCCCACGAATCTCAGGATGGGAATTCGGAGATGTCACGTTCCAGCAAGAGAAACAAGAGGCGACGGGAGAGACCAAGGACTCGCGCAAGCCTCGGCAGAAGTGATCCTAGAGACAGAGAGTCTAAAACCGCCTCTCAAGATGCCCGTACTTATTTAGAAAGCAAAAAGCACAAGGCATCCGAAAGCATCCGGTGGATCGACGGAGGGAAGAGAGGAAGAGGGCACAGCTGGTAGGATCTAGCCATCCAGCGAGTCCTGTAACCATGCCGCGGAACGAAGTCGAGGTCAATATCTTCCCTGGAGATCCTATGCCGATAATCTCTCCAATGGCTCCTGAAATACTAAACATTCCCAACCCGGggaaaataaaaatcccaaatatGGCAGCGTTTGACGGCACGTCGTGCCCCGAAGAACACTTGATGGCGTACAAAAATTTGATGGTGCTGCACACTACCAATCTTTCCTTATGGTGTAAATTTTTCCCAACTACCCTTACGGGAGCAGCTttgacgtggtacacctcccttccaCAAGGAAGTATCCACAATTTTGCCCAATTAGAAGGCAAATTTCTGGGCCACTTTATAGCCTCAAGAaagcaggagaaatcaaacttccacctaCTTAGTATCATTCAATTGGAAGGAGAATCCATATCCTCCTATCTGAAGAAATTCCATGAGGCGGTGCTAGAGGTGACGGATTTAGAGGAATCAGTCACCTTAAACGCCCTTATCaatggaatgaaggctcaaaggctcaAGTTCCAGTTGGTGGAAAGCCAGGAAAAGACATatgcggaggccatgaagcaatgtcaaagttatgtcacggcctccgaggtatgtcaggcacatgaccccAAGAGGCGGAAGTCTGACAAGAAAGACGTCGCAACTCCCCACCAATCCTCGAGGAACAGAGAAGAGCACCAGCCGAGGAGGGAAAGAAATTACACGCCGCGTCGTCCCGCGCCCCCTTCAGACATGGGACCCCCGCGTTCCCATCACATTTATACCGCGGCAGAGGAATCCAGAACACGCAATTTGTTAGACGGAGGAAACGACCCGATGTTTAATCGAAACAGAAGGGATATTTTCTTTGCTGTTCGCGACaagttgccaactccacctcccaCTACCACTCCTTCCAACAGGCGCAATTACAATTTGTGGTGTgactaccacaaagagcacgACCATACCCTCGCCCAATGTCGCGAACTCAAGCGTATCTTGTATCAGCTGGCCGCTGAAGGAAAGCTTTCCAAGTTCCTCAACAAGAGGGACTATGACATGGGAGGAGGAGCAAACAGAAGGCAGTGGAATCAAAGACGCGGATCCCCCAAGAGGAAGAGGCAAGGCGCGAAGGTTCCCATACACAAGGGaccatcaacatgatttttggaggatATACCGAGGAATATCCTACCGTCCGCCGCGAAAGACAGTGTCCATACTCTGCTGAAAAGACCGACAACGACCGTAACCAGCGGGCCGGTCATGAAATTTGATGCCACGACCTCTCAAATGCTGCAACAACCCCAtactgaccctctggtggtcaccctcaaaatcggacagatgaaagtcaaaagggtactcgtggataccggaagcacggctgatctcattacaatggagtgcttgagaaaaatgaagtttgaggAAAAGCACTTGCAGCCCCTCGATAAGCCGCTGATCGGGTTTAGGGGAAGTCAGGTCATTCCGCTAGgaacgatcattctccccgtgcGCGTGGGAGAAAGAAGTGAAAGCAGGTTCCTGCCCATACGTTTCACGGTAGTGGATCTCACTTTCCCTtacaacgccatcatgggaCTTCCCCTCATTAACAAGATCAAAGCTGCaatcttccctcatcaactcTTGTTGCAATTCGAACGGGACGATGGGAAAGTTGGCATCCTCAAGGGAGATCAGATAACGGCACGCCAATGCCTTATAAACACTCTGAAGCACGGACATTCCGCGACACCCGccaaaagggaaagggaagatcAAGACGCTCCCGCTGTCATGAGCGTATATATGGAAAACCCTAGCACACACGAAAGGCCTCGCCCCATAGAAAGATACGAGGAAGTAGACATGTTCGAGGGAAAGCAACTAAAgatagggaaagatcttcctgATACGATTAAACAAGAAATCGTGGCCACCATTGCTGAGTTCCGTGACGTCTTCGCCTTCAGCACGGAAGAAATGTCTAGCATCCCTACTAGCGTCATgtgtcataaacttgacatAAGACCAGGCCACAAACCAGTAAAGCAGAAGCTGCGGCATCAAGGAAAAGAGCGGACCGAGGCCGCCAAAGAGGAAGTTGAAAAATTGTTGAGAGCCGGATTTATTAGAGAATGCAAATACTCCGATTGGCTATCCAATGTCGTCCTCGTGAAGAAACCAAATGGCAAATGGAGGATGTGTGTCGATTTCACGGATTTGAATAGAGCCTGCCCCAAGGACGACTATCCACTTCCCAAAATAGATCGCCTGGTGGACTCCACAGCAGGCCATGCGCTACTAAGTttcatggatgccaatgccGGATATCACCAGATTCAATTGGCGCCGGAGGACCAAACacacacggccttcattactAGCATGGGTGTCTACTGCTACAAAGTCATGCCCTTCGGGTTAAAAAATGCTGGAGCCACCTATCAAAGGATGGTAAACAAGGTtttccaatctcagattggacggaatttagaggtatacgtggatgacatgatAACAAAAAGCAAGCACGCAACTCAGCACGCTGCGGATTTGCGTGAAACGTTCAATACCCTCCGTAAACACCAAATGAAGCTCAATCCGGACAAGTGCGTGTTCGGGGTCACCGGAGGAAAATGTCTCGGCTTCTTGGTAGACGAACGGGGCATCGAGGCAAATCCAGATAAGATTCAGGCCATTCAAAACATGAGATCCCCCACCTCCGTAAAAGAAGTGCAAAAGCTTACGGGGTGTATAGCCGCACTAGGAAGATTCCTTTCAAAGTCAGCAGACAAATGCTTGCCTTTCTTCAAAACGATAAAGCAACAGAAATTCGAATGGACCGCGGAAGCAGAAGAGTCTTTCCGTCAGCTTAAGGAGCACTTATCGGccttgccaaaactagtttcgcccATCAACGGGAAAAATCTAGTCTTATATGTCTCTGTCTCCGAATACTCGTTATCCGGAGTGCTTGTggcggaaagggaaaagaagcAGCTCCCAATATACTATGTGAGTCATGCATTCCGCGGCTCAGAAGGGAACTATTGTGAAGTGGAAAAGGTCATATTCGCGATAGTGATGGCCAGCAGGAAATCGAAGCCATAATTTCAGTCCAACCCGATCATTgtccggactgatcaacctttaAAAAAGATCCTTGAGGGGAAAAACAAGTCGAGCCGTgtcacagattgggcaaaccagctagcAGATTTCGGCATCGAGTACGAGCCTCGAACGGCAATTAAAGCACAAGCCTTGGCTGACTTTATTGCTGAAAGCACTCCCCCCTCCTGCTGAACTTAATCGAGAATGGAAATTGTATGTAGACGGGTCTTCAACACAATCGGCGAGTGGGGCCGGGCTCCTCATTGTGTCTTCTGCCGGGGTCGGCatggaaagggcggtcagaTTTGAGTTCGCGGCATCCAACAATGAGGCCGAGTATGAAGCATTACTGATGGGGCTGAAAATCTGCTACGAGGCAGGGGCTAAAGAATTGGCCGCATTCTCGGACTCCCAATTAATAGTGGGGCAAATAAACGGGGAATTCGAGGCtaaagatgatagcatgaaaATGTATCTGCAGCAAGTGAAGGACTTTATTCCAAAGTTTGACAAGTTCACGTTGGAGCACATTCCACGATCCCAAAATGCCCAAGCCGATTCCTTAGCAAAACTTGCCAGCTCCGCAGATACTTCCGCGGCTCGTGATATAATTTGGGAAGTGCTCCCCaaccccagcatcaacttcatgaTCAACACCATCGACAGATCTGAAACATGGATGGGGCCATACGTTAAGTACTTGCATGATCAAACGCTCCCCCAGGACGAGAATCAGGCCAAAATGCTCCAGAAGAAGGCCAAATGGTTCGAACTTCATGAAGGAACGCTTTATAAAAAGTCATACACACATCCCCTCCTAAAATGTGTtgctcctgaagaaggaaattATATCCTacgcgaaatacacgaaggcggATGCGGAATACACCAGGGAGTGCGAACTGTCATTAGCAAGGTCCTTAGGAGTGGTTATTATTGGCCTTCACTCCGGAAGGACGCGGAAGAGTTGATCCTACGGTGTCCTGAATGTCAGTATCACTCAAAGATAGGGAGGAAACCCTCTAATTACTTGACCGTCTTGCAAGCCGTCCTGCCATTCGACAAGTGGAGTATGGATCTCCTTGGCCCTTTTCCACCAGCAAAGGGGCAGCGCAAGTTCATCATTGTGGCTATTGATTACTTCACCAAATACGTAGAAGCAGAGGCTCTTAGTTCGATCACGGACAAGCAAGTCTGTCAGTTTTTATGGCGGAACATCATCACAAGATACGGCATACCGCGGGTGATCATTACGGATAATGGAAGGCAATTCGTCAGCAAAAACACCATCGAATATTGTGACAAATTCCATATCCAAATCAGATTTAGTTCTGTGTCCAGGCCGCAAACTAACGGTCAAGTCGAGTCCGCCAACAAGGAGATACTAAATggtatcaaaaagaagatagaagGGGTCAAGGgcaattgggatgaagaactacccggAATCTTATGGGCCAGTCGAACCACCATAAAAAAGGCCACGGGGCACACACCGTTCTCTTTAGTGTACGGGTCCGAAGCCGTACTTCCAGTGGAAATAGGAgtaccctctacaagggtcacctactactcataCGACGAGAACGAAGAGggaaaaagagcaaacttagaCCTACTTCCAAAGACCAGAGGAAATGCACTACTGAGATCGATGGCCCAAAAGAAGAGGATGATTCGTAGCTTCAACCGCCATGTGAAAACAAGACGTATCCAGGTCAACGATCTCGTCCTCCGTAAAGTCGAAGCTACTGGGAAGATTGTTgaaaaaggaaagttaggggccaactgggacggaCCTTTCAAAGTCACCCGCATCATCAAACCAGGAACgttcgaactagaagacatgaaagggagaaaactaccccgtccatggaatggagaccacttaaagaaattcttcatttaataaaatttgcaaggggcaatcagtTACTAGTATCAGTGTAAGCAGCTTCATCAGTGACAAACTTATCAGCATCAATCCGCGACTACCTTCATCCCGCAACATAGTTGCGTTGTCATTCGAAATTACTTCTCTCATCATCACTTGTATTCTTATCAGTCATTTATAAAcagaagtttcattttcagattatccggctcttatgttcgcaaatatttggtaaaattcttttgcaaatcttattaaatcagtaATATTCATAAGAcggaccccttgagaggggtgccattatcaaattattctaagtcactGACGAACTTGTGATGTCGACAAATCGGACCCTTAGAATAGGGTTCCAAGACCgaaaatcatttgaaatatATATTCACCGGCTGttcgggacatcgataagtcggacccccagtttggggtcccagttcaaaaatattccaagttttttacaaagatgtttcctaaccaggacatcgataagtcggacccccagtttggggtcccatagttcaaaaatattccaagtctttcacaaagatgtttcctaaccgggacatcgataagtcgaacccccagtttggggtcccatagttcaaaaatattctaagttttcacaaagatgtttcccaaccgggacatcgataagtcggacccccagtttggggtcccggagttccaaaatattctaagttttccACTAAGATGTcccccaaccgggacatcgacaagtcggacccccagaagGGGGTCTAAGGActgaaaatattctaagtataaaTCTCCTTGATGTCGCCCGCATGTGACATCGGCAAATCGTGC
Protein-coding sequences here:
- the LOC130805016 gene encoding uncharacterized protein LOC130805016, which encodes MPRNEVEVNIFPGDPMPIISPMAPEILNIPNPGKIKIPNMAAFDGTSCPEEHLMAYKNLMVLHTTNLSLWCKFFPTTLTGAALTWYTSLPQGSIHNFAQLEGKFLGHFIASRKQEKSNFHLLSIIQLEGESISSYLKKFHEAVLEVTDLEESVTLNALINGMKAQRLKFQLAHDPKRRKSDKKDVATPHQSSRNREEHQPRRERNYTPRRPAPPSDMGPPRSHHIYTAAEESRTRNLLDGGNDPMFNRNRRDIFFAVRDKLPTPPPTTTPSNRRNYNLWCDYHKEHDHTLAQCRELKRILYQLAAEGKLSKFLNKRDYDMGGGANRRQWNQRRGSPKRKRQGAKVPIHKGPST
- the LOC130805015 gene encoding carboxylesterase 1-like produces the protein MKTPNKLLVFFLLFTIFAFHIAAHDLSNKFISQKPGIDPFEFLDIELNPDGSLTRNRNPTVPPNTTSSLAFSKDVLLNPEKKTWVRIHIPNKPESELQNLPMILFIHGGGFIMGSAIAPDVDLFLENAVNQLNVLVVSVEYRLAPEHRLPAAYDDAMEALLWIKENNDEWVKKYGDVTKCIIMGESAGGNIAYTLGIRASYVVDRLEPLVIKGIVLMQPFFGQVSRTETELYANGGLPLEVTDLMWNFSLPIGANRNHPYSNPSIDTFSKWDKIKELDWKVAFAACDGDGLFDKEIEVYNLMKNYGVNVLSSFGKGGYHGIYIQEMDQSRKIFELVESILSSYMSN